The nucleotide window TTGGCAACATTTATTGCGGTGAAAGTAAAACAATATATAGTGTAGTAAGAGAAACCTTGTGGAGAAATATAGAACACAAATTAAGAAGTATAAGTCTCTAACTTATGTACATGTATCTCCAATTGCTTACCATGTCAAACAGCTAGCACTCCAGCCTACAAAGAAGCAAACCACACCTACTGCAAAAATGAAGCCAATGTGGGTGCTTTAAAATGGATTTATTTGCACTTACGTGCAGCAAAAATATATGCTTTTATAGAAGGGTACTTTTTAAAGCTTGTTAATGAtgatattatttatttgtttactttcaGTTTAAAGAAGTTAATCATGCGCATAGTATATTATCAGATCCTGGAAAAAGAGAAATTTATGATAAATATGGGTCAATGGGTCTCTATATAGCAGAGCAGTTTGGGGATGAGGTTAGTAAAATTGTCTGCTAGTAGAGTTGATAGCCATTTCATCAGCCGACTCCGCTGAAATCGAATCTAATCATTATTCTCACCCACCCCCACAGCCAACAGTTCCGATTTAGCCTATTAagattttctcttcttcttAGGTTCGGCTCGATCAATTTGCAGCAAATTTCATTTCACTTATCAACCCGGAGttgtttcttaaactccttTTTGGGAGGCTACAGTTGTTATTCTTTGTTCACCATTTTTCACGTTGCATGAGGATTGCCTACAGACCACGTGACCATTCCTTTGACTTTTCATTTACATCACCATTGCGCTAGCTCGATCAACTCACGTAGGTTTTCGTGCTTTGGTTAGCTAATGAACACGATAAATCAAAAACAACTTGCGCTTGCTTCGTAATTTGTGCGATAAATTATGAAGAACCTTTCTCTGTTTTCATTGATTCTTAAGATAAAAAACGtctaaaaatttaatttcttaaaCCACTATTTTGCTTTAtgctttgatttttttattattgaacTTCATAAATTATTTATCGCCCGCTTTTCATTGGTTGTGCTGGTCGTATCAGAACGCGACTAATAAGTATTTTTGCAGTAATCAAGACAAAACGATTGAGGAACGGAAAAAAGAAGTTTTCATTGAATAGTAGAACATAATTGCTCTAACTGTTAACAAAGCTCAAAATTTCACACAGAGAATGTATGAGAATCTCACTGTGTGTTAAAATTGTGCTAAACGCTCTTGATTGACTGAAAATCTTGCAAACAATGTATCCGATGAAAAGGGAAGGAATCAATCGTTCTCTTTTGATGCGTTCGAACTGGATGCATTTAAAAGCGATGGATGACGCTAGATCACGAGTTGTATCCACTTTACTTAAAGAACCTAAAGTTACCAGCCAAGAACGATTGATAGCTGgtgcaaaacacaaaattgtgAATGGCGAAAATACATTTGCTACAATGGGAAAAGTGAACGAATCTGAACAGATAGTTGGGAAAAATGTCGAAAAAGTTTCGCGTGTCATGAATATTCAGGAGGGAAGGGCAAATCCGTTTGAATATTTTAGGCAGCACCGTTTTGATGAGAAGGTTGATCTAGCCGGATGGTTTCTTGGTCCCATTACAGCCTGTGAAATTGGTTCAAGATTGTTTTCGTCGTCGAATATAGTGCACTTGTTTCTCGCTAACAATCTTCTCGGTAATGAAGGTGGAAAAGCTATCGCTGAAGGTCTTGAACAAAATTCCTCTGTTAAGGAGTTAGACTTATCTGGAAACTTGCTGGGACAAAGTGCTACGTCATCAATTGGAGAAAtgctgcaaaaaaacaaaactttagaGAAACTTAATCTATCTAGAAATGACCTAACGGACAAGGATGTGAAACTCTTCTTGAGTTGTCTCGACCGAAGAACTGTGCTTAAAGACCTCGACTTGTCGCATAACATTTTAGCCGACGAATTTGCGCAACAAATGTCGCTTATTTTAGAGGAAAACATTGCTCTCGAAAAACTTTCCATAAATTCGAATCATTTGGAAGGAACAGGCCTACTAGCTCTGTTGCCAGGACTACAAAAAACCCTAACACTGCGTGCGTTGAACATTTCCTGGAATTATTTGCATGATGAGGGTGCTGAAATTCTTAGTAAAGTAATTGCTGAGAATCAAAGCCTAGTTGAAATTTCAGCTTGTGGGAATTTATTTACTGAAGGAGCCGCACGCTGTCTCGCAAATGGGGTCAGCAATAACTCTAAATTGAACATTCTCCGTATAGGCCAAAATATGATCAGCAATTCTGGGGTTCATGAATTTTTCAGCGTTTTATCGTCGTTCAACCCTCCCATAACTAGATTAGAGATCTTAGATATCGATGGAATAATAATTGACAAAAAGTGCAAAGAAGTTCTGGAGACTGAGTTGGCCGGGAAGTTTCCTTTGTTGAGGGTTGtccatttttcttttatggATAAAATGACGCATCTACCGTGGAAAAATTACGGGAATCGTTAAATTTCGCTTCCATACAATGGCTTTCAATATTTATAACTCTGTTTACATTTGCGTTTTGATTATGATCgatgttttaaaatttctgtTGTAACTATGCTATCAATTTTGCTTTATGTACACTAATTGATCTGTAGAAAGCTTTCTCAAAAATTTGAACTAAGCAAAAGGACAGAACACCGAAACAGAACTCTGTTGGTATTTCGAATGCGGGTGAATATTTTGCGTCGACTAGTCAGTGAAAACAACTAATGCGCAAGATGTTCTTGTGAGCACTTCTAGCGGTGAAATCATTATGGAAATATGGGCTAAGTAATCATGATAATTATTTAGTACACTTGCGAGAACGCTACAATGCGACCATTTCAGGCGAGTCTTTGCAGTGTAGCAGGCCAAAATAAAGTTAAAAGCCTAGTTCCGATGAATCTCTGTGGCTCTCCTCTACAGCGGTTATGTATCTTTAAGATTTCGCAGAATACAACAGTTGGATTGAATCTGAACGCCAATGCACACCAGAgggtcctttttttttctgtgaaggaacccttttttttcttttcatttgcgAAATGTGATTAAAAGCCCGCGCGAGTTTGCGCGCGCGAGCCGAACATGTTGAAATCCCACTGACGTGAGTATGGGAGTATGGTCAAATCATTATTCCGCGGGGCCTCCTGTCGTCATAAGACGTTCCCTTCCTGTGGCTAAATCAGGGAGCTTACACAGCAACAACGGCAGCCGCAACGAaagcgtcacttgaaaataaaaatttggg belongs to Acropora muricata isolate sample 2 chromosome 9, ASM3666990v1, whole genome shotgun sequence and includes:
- the LOC136929432 gene encoding leucine-rich repeat-containing protein 74B-like encodes the protein MYPMKREGINRSLLMRSNWMHLKAMDDARSRVVSTLLKEPKVTSQERLIAGAKHKIVNGENTFATMGKVNESEQIVGKNVEKVSRVMNIQEGRANPFEYFRQHRFDEKVDLAGWFLGPITACEIGSRLFSSSNIVHLFLANNLLGNEGGKAIAEGLEQNSSVKELDLSGNLLGQSATSSIGEMLQKNKTLEKLNLSRNDLTDKDVKLFLSCLDRRTVLKDLDLSHNILADEFAQQMSLILEENIALEKLSINSNHLEGTGLLALLPGLQKTLTLRALNISWNYLHDEGAEILSKVIAENQSLVEISACGNLFTEGAARCLANGVSNNSKLNILRIGQNMISNSGVHEFFSVLSSFNPPITRLEILDIDGIIIDKKCKEVLETELAGKFPLLRVVHFSFMDKMTHLPWKNYGNR